A section of the Nitrospirota bacterium genome encodes:
- a CDS encoding SHOCT domain-containing protein — protein MHWPDFGWGMGFGGFLFMFIFWIVVILGIVYIVKLIAGGTRKEEKEETALDILKKRYAKGEISKEEFDEKRKSLE, from the coding sequence ATGCACTGGCCTGATTTTGGATGGGGGATGGGATTTGGTGGATTTCTCTTTATGTTTATTTTCTGGATAGTGGTAATATTAGGTATTGTATACATTGTAAAGTTAATCGCAGGAGGAACAAGAAAAGAAGAAAAAGAAGAGACAGCCCTTGATATCCTTAAGAAGAGGTATGCGAAGGGAGAGATAAGTAAAGAAGAATTCGATGAGAAGAGAAAATCTCTGGAATAG
- the ychF gene encoding redox-regulated ATPase YchF, translating to MKIAITGIANSGKTTIFNALTGQSIEMTVYPTVEGEPHVSVVKVPDMRLERLAEIYSPRKPIHATVEYVDYIGLIKGDTPHNTKVFNLIRDADAIVHVVRLFEDEKVSHPFGGIDPQRDIAIFEHELIFGDLEIVEKRLERIELASKKGLKVETEAEKKLLGRIREALEIERPLREIEFNEDEERLLRPIQFLSIKPEVIVLNICEDDIHAEKNKSLKKSLEERHVGRNIKVIDLCGKIEMEIAQFDREEARAFLDDLRIDEPAMNRLIRLCYDLLGYISFFTIGENEVKAWAIKRGTIAQKAAGKVHSDMERGFIRAEVIGYDDFVASGGMAKAKEKGLVRLEGKTYAIKDGDIVNFRFHV from the coding sequence ATGAAGATTGCGATTACAGGAATTGCTAATTCAGGCAAGACCACAATCTTTAATGCCCTTACAGGACAGAGCATTGAGATGACAGTCTATCCAACCGTTGAGGGAGAACCACATGTGAGTGTTGTTAAGGTTCCAGATATGCGATTAGAGAGGCTCGCAGAGATTTATAGCCCGAGGAAGCCAATACATGCAACTGTGGAATATGTAGATTATATAGGCTTGATAAAGGGCGATACACCACATAACACAAAGGTTTTTAATCTGATAAGGGATGCAGATGCCATAGTTCATGTTGTGAGATTATTTGAGGATGAAAAGGTATCACACCCCTTCGGTGGAATTGACCCCCAGAGAGACATAGCGATATTTGAACATGAGTTGATATTCGGTGACCTTGAAATTGTCGAAAAGAGGCTTGAAAGGATAGAACTTGCCTCAAAGAAAGGGCTGAAGGTAGAGACAGAAGCAGAAAAGAAACTGTTAGGGAGAATCAGGGAGGCACTTGAGATAGAAAGACCACTGCGGGAGATAGAATTCAATGAAGATGAAGAGAGATTACTCAGACCCATACAGTTTTTATCAATAAAACCAGAGGTAATAGTTCTCAATATATGTGAAGATGACATACACGCTGAGAAGAACAAGAGCTTAAAGAAATCACTTGAAGAGAGGCATGTTGGGAGAAATATAAAGGTTATAGACCTCTGTGGAAAGATAGAGATGGAGATCGCACAGTTTGACAGGGAGGAGGCGAGGGCATTCCTCGATGATCTCAGGATAGATGAGCCTGCGATGAATAGACTCATAAGACTTTGCTACGACCTGCTTGGTTATATATCCTTCTTTACCATCGGGGAGAATGAGGTAAAGGCATGGGCAATAAAGAGAGGTACAATCGCACAGAAGGCGGCTGGTAAAGTTCACTCAGATATGGAAAGGGGGTTCATCAGGGCAGAGGTGATCGGCTATGATGATTTTGTAGCATCAGGTGGAATGGCAAAGGCAAAGGAGAAAGGGCTTGTGCGTCTTGAAGGAAAGACATACGCCATCAAGGATGGAGATATTGTAAATTTCAGATTCCATGTGTAA
- a CDS encoding HD-GYP domain-containing protein, with product MKPLGIVGKFSIYSFIAVVLIGTILAWAVSEIMRKVMIEDSAKTAAFAVHTVIEKILPPIDRPLTVSKYEEIDRFVKEHILSERIARVMIWNRDGYIIYSDNPVITGKKHAVKDDLKKALLGDIHAEVSRLDTEENRDLSTRFKRLLEIYVPIKDKDTGKITGAYEVYESLKPIEEHSNKLRVTTWLILSGGFAGLYLVLFGIVKGASNTIIRQNISLIELNIRLEESLKQLKETYIGTIRALSAAVDAKDRYTAGHSSRVAEYALMVGRGLDFDEERLQRLEQAGLFHDIGKIGTPESVLTKDGKLSDEEFDIMKGHPVISADIISHIGFLQDVVPIIYHHHERYDGKGYPAGLKGEEIPLESRILAGADAYDAMTSERHYRKALTHEEAVKELSKLSGIQFDANIVRVLISAIEREDRDKGR from the coding sequence ATGAAGCCTCTTGGGATTGTTGGGAAATTCTCGATATATAGTTTTATCGCTGTAGTTCTGATCGGGACAATCCTCGCCTGGGCAGTATCAGAGATTATGCGTAAGGTAATGATAGAGGATTCAGCCAAGACAGCGGCATTTGCCGTCCATACAGTGATAGAAAAGATACTCCCCCCTATAGACAGACCATTAACTGTTTCAAAATATGAAGAGATTGACCGATTCGTCAAGGAACATATCCTTTCGGAGAGGATTGCTCGGGTAATGATATGGAACAGGGATGGATACATTATTTATTCAGATAACCCTGTGATAACAGGGAAAAAACATGCAGTGAAAGATGACCTGAAGAAAGCACTCCTCGGAGATATACACGCTGAGGTATCAAGACTGGATACAGAAGAAAATAGAGATCTATCCACAAGATTCAAGAGACTGCTTGAGATATATGTTCCGATAAAAGATAAGGATACAGGCAAAATAACAGGCGCATACGAAGTGTATGAATCATTAAAACCCATAGAGGAGCATTCCAATAAATTAAGGGTAACTACATGGTTAATTCTGAGTGGTGGTTTTGCAGGTTTGTACCTCGTATTATTCGGGATAGTAAAGGGGGCATCAAATACAATTATAAGACAGAATATCTCGCTCATAGAACTCAATATAAGGCTTGAAGAGTCCCTTAAACAACTAAAAGAGACCTATATCGGCACAATAAGGGCACTTTCTGCTGCAGTGGACGCAAAAGATAGATACACTGCCGGGCACTCAAGCCGGGTTGCAGAGTATGCCTTGATGGTTGGCAGGGGACTTGATTTTGATGAAGAAAGGCTTCAACGCCTCGAACAGGCGGGATTATTCCATGATATTGGGAAGATAGGGACACCTGAATCGGTGTTAACCAAAGATGGTAAACTAAGCGATGAGGAATTTGATATCATGAAAGGACATCCAGTAATCAGTGCTGATATTATCTCGCATATAGGTTTTCTTCAGGATGTCGTTCCTATAATCTACCATCACCATGAAAGATACGATGGGAAAGGATACCCTGCGGGATTAAAAGGTGAGGAGATACCACTTGAATCCCGCATCCTTGCTGGTGCTGATGCATATGATGCTATGACATCTGAAAGGCACTATAGAAAAGCACTCACACACGAAGAAGCAGTCAAAGAACTTTCAAAATTATCAGGTATACAATTTGATGCGAATATAGTTCGTGTCCTCATCTCAGCGATAGAACGAGAAGACAGAGATAAAGGACGTTAA
- a CDS encoding Fe-S-containing protein — MPLFLLLLQGCAKGRRITHEPIKEQNGIIKIDLKDIRKGAIHFYTFNSPKGKRIDFFVAKDSNGNINSAFDACAICYRKRLGYRKEDEYIVCNACGNKYEIADLDKGLGSCLPIPLKHSIEGEYLTIKTPEFLRGGYLF, encoded by the coding sequence ATGCCCCTTTTTCTTTTGCTTCTTCAGGGCTGTGCAAAGGGAAGAAGAATAACACACGAACCCATAAAAGAACAGAACGGTATAATCAAAATTGACTTGAAGGATATCCGTAAAGGAGCTATCCACTTTTATACATTTAACTCTCCCAAAGGTAAAAGGATAGACTTCTTTGTAGCAAAGGACTCTAATGGAAATATCAACTCAGCCTTTGATGCCTGTGCCATATGTTACAGAAAGAGATTAGGATACAGGAAGGAAGACGAGTATATCGTATGCAATGCGTGCGGTAATAAATACGAAATAGCAGATTTAGATAAGGGGCTTGGGAGCTGTTTACCTATTCCATTGAAACACAGTATAGAAGGAGAATATCTTACAATAAAGACCCCAGAGTTTCTTCGTGGGGGATATCTTTTCTGA
- a CDS encoding HD domain-containing protein, with amino-acid sequence MKDEAILSFYNGVALMADPLYGYIQFTTPISKHEVTEKELIDSPWVQRLRYIYQLQSARWVYPSAEHSRFQHSIGAMHLAGRFARHLYPSLKEVVRECPSEFYVEEILRLAALLHDIGHGPFGHFFDENFLEDLSLNHEIIGQRIIEDEIGDLIRLIRRSPGGWFSEDEEIHPEQISFLIRKGEGDTRRQPRWLVLLQPLLGGIYTIDNLDYVLRDSYMCGVSIGPVDIERLMHYTFFTKKGLTLHRAGGAALGMFLNARLYLYSNVYYHRTTRAIDLHLREIFRDTMSIIFPYSPVDRLDRYLYLTDWSLLEEVRRWDRSSNMAKGKLGKEWKRILCRDIKWKMAYETTLSTSVIEKGKRMISAGDLEREIKKRLSPELKSLPFRVDMASQDPRPINPLVMGEKQIYVYNPSDGSSSKEPLKEYFDYIPAKVVKCRIFTINHKHDATITSIAESILQSEDESINTNV; translated from the coding sequence ATGAAAGATGAGGCTATACTTTCATTTTACAATGGTGTTGCACTCATGGCAGACCCACTTTATGGCTACATCCAGTTTACTACACCCATTAGTAAGCATGAAGTCACAGAGAAAGAGCTTATAGATTCACCCTGGGTACAGAGGTTGAGATACATCTACCAGCTTCAGAGTGCAAGGTGGGTATATCCATCTGCCGAGCACAGCCGATTCCAGCACTCCATAGGGGCAATGCACTTGGCAGGAAGGTTCGCAAGACACCTTTACCCCTCACTTAAGGAAGTAGTGCGGGAGTGTCCTTCTGAGTTCTATGTGGAAGAGATCCTTCGTTTGGCAGCTTTACTTCATGATATAGGACATGGACCATTCGGTCACTTCTTCGATGAGAACTTCCTTGAAGACCTATCTTTAAACCATGAGATTATCGGTCAGAGAATTATTGAAGATGAGATTGGAGACCTTATTCGTCTTATAAGAAGAAGTCCTGGTGGATGGTTTTCTGAAGACGAAGAGATTCACCCAGAACAGATATCCTTTTTGATTCGTAAGGGTGAAGGTGACACCCGCCGGCAGCCAAGATGGCTTGTACTTCTTCAGCCTTTACTCGGAGGCATTTATACGATCGATAATCTTGACTATGTCCTAAGGGATTCATATATGTGTGGTGTCTCTATCGGACCTGTAGATATTGAACGACTGATGCATTATACCTTTTTTACAAAAAAGGGGCTTACATTACACAGGGCAGGTGGTGCGGCACTGGGAATGTTCCTCAATGCAAGGCTATATCTCTATTCCAATGTTTATTACCACAGAACCACAAGGGCAATAGACCTCCATCTACGGGAGATATTCAGGGATACCATGTCTATAATATTTCCGTATTCTCCTGTTGATCGTCTCGATAGATACCTCTATCTTACAGACTGGTCGCTTTTAGAAGAAGTAAGGCGGTGGGATCGTTCAAGTAATATGGCAAAGGGGAAACTTGGCAAGGAATGGAAGAGAATCCTCTGCAGAGATATCAAATGGAAAATGGCTTACGAAACTACACTTTCAACGAGCGTAATTGAAAAGGGGAAAAGGATGATCTCTGCAGGAGATCTTGAAAGGGAAATAAAGAAGAGATTATCTCCAGAGCTAAAGAGCCTCCCATTCCGTGTAGATATGGCAAGCCAGGATCCCCGACCTATAAATCCACTCGTGATGGGAGAAAAACAGATATATGTATATAATCCCTCTGATGGCTCCAGTTCAAAAGAACCACTAAAAGAGTATTTTGATTATATTCCAGCGAAGGTCGTCAAGTGCAGGATATTTACAATAAATCATAAACATGATGCAACCATTACATCTATAGCCGAAAGTATTCTACAGAGTGAGGATGAAAGTATTAACACTAATGTGTAA
- a CDS encoding M14/M99 family metallopeptidase: MTLLYTLIVPVELPARPPLALGSTSTERMVYFQGTEYELSVYKIRGAERGNTLMIIGGIQGDEPGGYLAADLYADMSLKKGNLIVVPRANFPSILKNRRAINGDMNRRFVDTGRIKSASGGYEDRVVSILKELMAESDILLNLHEGSGFYSERWESPLKNRRRFGQSIITDSDVAYSVRYRRDLDLKGIAQKIIEEINQNIAVAEYRFKFNNTRTASPDTIHPEQRRSATYFALTNFGIPAFGIETSKEIKDIKFKVKCQTLAINAFMKEFEIIPENPKIYLDPPVLKYLVVSVNGATPLVVHNGKTLTIKKGDTIEISHAVANYERGLNIDILGVGGGNDLGRPVLIDRGTLVVVKKDAYECGRVYLKVSDTDSRIARAVSDTPPSFKYFILNVNGTRYALRHQEAIQITAGDRVEIVDALTEGIAKNMKVNLIGFIGNKKYNDGEDRGYKIDTARDLMKGYSIEKDGKKYRIVAKVGNKTIAEMFLLVTH, from the coding sequence TTGACTCTTCTATATACCTTGATTGTCCCCGTAGAGTTACCTGCCCGCCCACCATTAGCACTCGGATCAACCAGCACAGAGCGCATGGTTTATTTTCAGGGCACAGAATACGAATTGAGTGTTTATAAAATCAGAGGTGCCGAGAGAGGCAATACCCTTATGATAATAGGAGGAATACAAGGCGATGAGCCTGGAGGATACCTCGCAGCTGACCTCTATGCGGACATGTCGCTGAAGAAAGGGAATCTAATCGTAGTACCACGGGCAAATTTCCCTTCGATTCTTAAGAATAGAAGGGCAATTAATGGCGATATGAACCGGAGATTTGTAGATACGGGAAGGATTAAATCCGCCTCTGGCGGATATGAAGACAGAGTCGTTTCAATACTTAAAGAACTTATGGCAGAGAGCGATATCCTGCTGAATCTCCATGAGGGGTCAGGCTTCTATTCTGAGCGATGGGAGTCACCGCTTAAGAACCGGAGGAGATTTGGGCAGTCGATAATAACCGATTCCGATGTAGCATACTCTGTAAGATACAGGCGGGACTTGGATCTTAAAGGGATAGCGCAAAAGATAATCGAAGAAATCAATCAGAATATCGCCGTTGCCGAATATAGATTTAAGTTTAACAATACTCGCACAGCATCCCCTGATACAATTCATCCAGAGCAGCGGCGTTCTGCAACATACTTTGCCCTTACAAACTTCGGGATACCTGCATTTGGTATTGAGACATCAAAAGAGATTAAAGATATAAAATTCAAGGTCAAATGTCAGACACTGGCAATCAATGCCTTTATGAAAGAGTTTGAGATCATCCCAGAGAATCCCAAGATATACCTTGATCCTCCTGTGCTTAAATATCTTGTTGTCTCGGTAAATGGAGCAACCCCGCTGGTAGTCCACAACGGAAAGACGCTAACTATCAAAAAGGGTGATACCATTGAGATCTCACATGCCGTTGCCAACTATGAGAGGGGACTGAATATAGATATACTTGGTGTTGGGGGTGGGAATGACCTCGGCAGACCTGTTCTGATAGACAGGGGTACACTTGTTGTTGTCAAGAAAGATGCTTATGAATGTGGAAGGGTATACCTGAAGGTAAGCGATACTGATTCCAGAATTGCCAGAGCGGTATCTGATACACCACCATCATTTAAATATTTTATACTCAATGTGAATGGAACAAGATATGCCCTACGCCATCAGGAGGCTATCCAGATTACAGCAGGAGACAGGGTTGAGATAGTTGATGCGCTCACAGAAGGAATCGCTAAAAATATGAAGGTCAACCTGATAGGGTTTATTGGAAATAAGAAGTATAACGATGGAGAAGACAGGGGATACAAGATAGATACAGCGCGGGATTTAATGAAAGGGTACTCTATCGAGAAGGATGGCAAGAAATACAGGATAGTGGCAAAGGTGGGGAATAAGACGATAGCTGAGATGTTCCTATTAGTTACACATTAG
- a CDS encoding L,D-transpeptidase family protein, which translates to MREKRNLLVLICVIISLLPCNKTYAYEGSRYNKSTSVERDPSSIIKVSTKEYPFVIVVEKSTNRLLLYKVDNDIPLLLKVYDSATGEGGGDKQKSGDKRTPEGIYFTTGVMGRSELDKQYGIMALPLNYPNPVDRLEGKSGNGIWIHATFKPSVSDYGYSKGCVVLSNADIINIGQYVRIEETPVIIFDRISHISTNKKKRMADILTNIIMDWKRTWENKELDRYMAYYSMVFRSDGKDWNAWREHKRRLNEQYRKISVSIDALNIFTYNGIAVVSFKQIYNSDKFSSDGFKRLYLRKEKDDWKIISEEFREPDISQNIKLVSLIEEERQKKETKKLVATPERSHKPKALKSESQDIAIEQFKAERSGDRLNITFKLTNKTQNGKLLSGRLAIIGKGINAVSYPAMRLRGDEPLNYREAEWYSIRRFKIVKGSLSASGLQTVMVIVYSRNGEILIKREFYAREEKTQG; encoded by the coding sequence GTGCGGGAGAAACGGAATTTATTGGTTCTAATCTGCGTAATAATATCACTCCTCCCATGCAATAAGACATATGCATATGAAGGTTCACGATATAACAAATCTACATCTGTAGAGAGAGATCCCTCATCGATTATAAAAGTCTCTACAAAGGAGTATCCATTTGTGATTGTTGTAGAGAAGTCAACAAATAGGTTGTTACTTTACAAGGTTGATAATGATATACCACTTCTTCTCAAGGTCTACGATTCTGCGACAGGAGAGGGTGGGGGTGATAAGCAGAAAAGCGGTGACAAAAGGACACCTGAGGGCATATATTTTACAACAGGTGTTATGGGTAGGAGTGAACTGGATAAGCAATATGGGATTATGGCACTGCCACTTAACTACCCCAATCCTGTAGATAGACTTGAAGGGAAGAGTGGTAACGGTATATGGATACATGCGACATTCAAGCCAAGTGTGAGTGATTATGGATACTCGAAAGGATGTGTAGTATTGAGCAATGCAGATATAATAAATATAGGGCAGTATGTAAGAATTGAAGAGACGCCTGTTATTATATTCGACAGGATAAGCCATATCTCCACAAACAAAAAAAAGAGAATGGCAGATATACTTACGAATATTATTATGGACTGGAAAAGGACATGGGAGAACAAAGAACTTGACAGATATATGGCATATTACTCTATGGTATTTAGATCTGATGGAAAGGACTGGAATGCATGGAGGGAACATAAAAGAAGGCTTAATGAACAATACAGGAAAATCAGCGTATCCATCGATGCACTTAATATATTTACCTATAATGGGATTGCAGTTGTCAGCTTCAAGCAGATATACAACTCAGATAAGTTTTCAAGTGATGGTTTTAAGAGGCTCTATCTCAGAAAAGAAAAGGATGATTGGAAAATAATCAGTGAAGAATTCAGAGAACCAGATATCAGTCAGAACATAAAACTTGTGAGTCTTATAGAGGAAGAGAGACAGAAGAAAGAGACGAAAAAACTCGTTGCAACCCCTGAAAGGAGTCATAAGCCGAAGGCATTAAAGAGCGAATCTCAGGATATTGCAATAGAGCAATTTAAGGCAGAAAGATCAGGCGATAGACTTAATATTACCTTCAAACTTACAAATAAAACACAGAATGGCAAGTTATTATCAGGACGATTAGCAATTATCGGCAAAGGGATAAACGCGGTCTCTTATCCTGCTATGAGGCTTCGGGGCGATGAACCTCTCAATTATAGAGAAGCCGAATGGTATTCTATAAGGAGGTTTAAGATCGTTAAAGGAAGCCTCAGCGCTTCAGGTCTTCAGACCGTGATGGTAATAGTTTATTCGAGAAATGGAGAGATACTGATAAAGAGAGAATTTTATGCCCGCGAAGAAAAAACTCAGGGATAG
- the recR gene encoding recombination mediator RecR yields MDVLNRLINELTRLPGIGRKTAQRLAFFIMHMASEDAKAIASAIVDLKDKGKYCTQCFNITDAEVCGICLDESRDRSKICVVEEPNNLIAIERTKQYNGLYHVLLGAISPLDGVGPEDIKIKEMLGRLNGNEIREIIIATNPNTKGETTALYLARIIKPFGIKVTRLACGLPVGADVEFADEVTLSKALDGRREI; encoded by the coding sequence ATGGATGTGCTTAATAGGCTGATAAACGAACTCACAAGACTTCCAGGCATTGGTAGAAAAACAGCACAACGATTAGCCTTCTTTATAATGCATATGGCATCCGAGGATGCAAAGGCGATAGCCAGCGCTATCGTGGATCTTAAAGATAAAGGTAAATATTGCACTCAATGCTTTAATATAACTGATGCTGAAGTGTGTGGAATATGCTTGGATGAATCGAGGGATCGTAGTAAAATATGTGTTGTAGAAGAACCGAACAATCTTATAGCAATTGAGAGAACAAAGCAATATAATGGGCTTTATCATGTGCTACTTGGTGCAATCTCTCCTCTGGATGGCGTAGGACCTGAAGATATAAAGATAAAGGAAATGCTGGGACGTCTGAATGGAAATGAGATAAGAGAAATTATTATAGCAACAAATCCAAATACAAAAGGAGAGACAACTGCCCTTTATCTCGCAAGAATTATAAAGCCATTTGGGATAAAGGTAACGAGATTAGCATGTGGCTTGCCCGTAGGAGCCGATGTGGAATTTGCTGATGAAGTTACTTTATCAAAGGCTTTAGATGGCAGGAGAGAGATATAG
- a CDS encoding YbaB/EbfC family nucleoid-associated protein encodes MSNNMLSNIMKKAQALQEQMAKIQEEAGARTVESSAGGGMVTVIANGRGEIVSIKIEPDVINSGDIEMLQDLIVAAVNQAIRDAQKLMSEEMAKITGGLKIPGMF; translated from the coding sequence ATGTCGAATAACATGCTGAGCAACATAATGAAAAAAGCACAAGCGTTACAGGAACAGATGGCAAAGATACAGGAAGAGGCAGGTGCTAGGACAGTAGAATCATCCGCAGGAGGTGGTATGGTTACCGTGATTGCAAATGGACGCGGAGAGATCGTTTCGATCAAAATCGAACCAGATGTAATCAATTCCGGAGATATAGAGATGCTTCAGGATCTTATAGTTGCAGCAGTTAACCAGGCAATAAGGGACGCACAGAAACTAATGTCCGAAGAGATGGCAAAGATAACGGGAGGACTCAAGATCCCAGGAATGTTTTAA
- the dnaX gene encoding DNA polymerase III subunit gamma/tau translates to MSYLVLARKWRPQVFEDVIGQEHVTRTLKNALESNRLAHALLFSGAKGVGKTTTARILAKAINCQQGINPEPCGQCFTCDEITTGSSIDVIEIDGASNTGVDDIRELREAIRYVPSRSRYKVYIIDEVHMLSNSAFNALLKTLEEPPPHALFIFATTEPRKIPATILSRCQHFEFRKISQQAIIERLRYICAEEGISITEKGLRLIALASEGSLRDSLSLLDQSLAYCGMRIKEEDLSVILALPDNALLCSLSMAIAERNAEKALQTVDDAVERGYDLRRLIRDIAEHFRNILITKITSKPERLLDMPEEDIKQIIKIADAFSIEDVELLLNHFLRAEGEIRATVYPRFLLELYLVEATRFKEISSINEIIERLAHAEKNLPIDSVSTVSITSEEIENKNELGNNRNFSVLWGKIVKKIKEKKAPLGSKLEQAEFMGFDGKELKIGFNGGLSFLVDSVNHADNKKIITDAAKELTGFEIGIRAVAINRTAEPFIKSVLEIFEGRLIDVKPKEKMGEE, encoded by the coding sequence ATGAGTTATCTTGTTCTTGCAAGAAAATGGCGACCCCAGGTTTTTGAGGATGTTATAGGACAGGAGCATGTGACCAGGACACTTAAAAATGCGCTGGAGTCAAACCGGCTGGCTCATGCTCTTCTTTTTTCTGGTGCAAAAGGGGTTGGAAAGACGACGACTGCAAGGATACTCGCCAAGGCAATAAATTGCCAGCAGGGGATAAACCCTGAGCCATGTGGACAATGCTTTACCTGCGATGAAATTACTACAGGCAGTTCAATAGATGTTATAGAGATAGATGGTGCATCAAATACGGGGGTGGATGATATCCGTGAGCTTAGAGAAGCCATAAGATATGTACCCTCCAGAAGCCGCTACAAGGTCTACATCATAGATGAAGTTCACATGTTATCAAATTCAGCATTTAATGCGCTACTCAAGACGCTCGAAGAACCACCTCCACACGCCCTTTTTATCTTTGCCACAACAGAACCCCGCAAAATACCCGCAACGATTCTTTCAAGGTGCCAGCACTTTGAATTCAGAAAAATATCACAGCAGGCTATAATAGAGAGATTAAGATATATCTGTGCAGAGGAAGGGATCTCGATAACCGAAAAGGGATTAAGATTGATAGCGCTGGCATCTGAAGGAAGCCTGAGAGATTCCCTCAGTCTTCTTGACCAGTCCCTTGCGTACTGTGGTATGAGGATAAAAGAAGAAGACCTTTCAGTCATACTGGCACTGCCTGATAACGCTCTACTCTGTAGTCTCTCAATGGCAATTGCTGAGAGAAATGCTGAAAAGGCACTCCAGACGGTAGATGACGCCGTGGAGCGGGGTTATGACCTGAGGAGGTTAATAAGAGATATTGCAGAGCATTTCAGGAATATTCTTATAACAAAAATTACAAGCAAGCCAGAAAGGTTACTGGATATGCCTGAAGAGGATATAAAGCAAATCATCAAGATTGCAGATGCGTTTTCGATTGAGGATGTAGAGCTTCTTCTCAACCATTTCTTGAGAGCCGAGGGGGAGATAAGGGCAACAGTCTATCCACGATTTCTTCTTGAGCTCTATCTTGTGGAGGCGACACGGTTTAAAGAAATAAGTTCTATCAATGAAATTATTGAACGACTTGCCCACGCAGAAAAAAACCTTCCGATTGATTCAGTATCAACAGTATCCATCACTTCAGAGGAAATAGAGAACAAGAATGAGTTGGGGAATAATAGGAATTTTAGTGTCCTCTGGGGAAAGATCGTAAAGAAGATAAAAGAGAAGAAAGCACCCCTCGGTTCAAAACTTGAGCAGGCGGAATTTATGGGCTTTGATGGGAAAGAACTAAAGATAGGCTTTAATGGGGGGCTCAGCTTTCTTGTAGATTCAGTAAACCATGCAGATAATAAAAAGATAATAACCGATGCTGCAAAAGAACTTACAGGTTTTGAGATAGGCATCAGGGCAGTTGCAATTAATAGAACCGCCGAGCCTTTTATAAAGAGCGTATTAGAGATATTTGAGGGAAGGCTTATAGATGTTAAACCAAAAGAAAAGATGGGGGAGGAGTAG
- a CDS encoding DUF2155 domain-containing protein, with protein MHRVFIIISIIAVIALSGCSKKDERKDSNVQQARSPILQGPIQPQSTPGTTEIPSQAKSKIIVPDDVKKRWRSVVLTVEDRDKKTSKDFTVKIGSEIDVPGSTLRVKTEEFLPDFRMDGSVKTSVSNEKNNPALRIKILERGKEVFEGWLFLKFPDVHSFEHPRYSIRLKDAI; from the coding sequence ATGCATAGAGTTTTTATAATAATCTCGATTATCGCAGTTATTGCGTTGAGTGGTTGTTCAAAGAAAGATGAAAGGAAGGATTCGAATGTACAGCAGGCAAGGAGTCCTATTCTTCAGGGGCCAATTCAACCACAATCTACCCCGGGGACGACAGAGATTCCTTCACAGGCGAAATCAAAGATAATAGTGCCAGATGATGTTAAAAAACGATGGCGGTCTGTAGTATTGACTGTAGAGGATAGAGATAAAAAAACGAGCAAGGATTTTACCGTGAAGATAGGTAGTGAGATTGATGTGCCTGGGTCAACACTCAGGGTTAAGACAGAAGAATTTCTACCGGATTTTCGTATGGACGGCAGTGTAAAAACCTCTGTCTCTAACGAAAAAAATAACCCGGCGTTAAGGATAAAGATATTAGAAAGAGGGAAGGAGGTGTTCGAAGGCTGGCTGTTTTTAAAATTTCCAGATGTGCATTCTTTTGAGCATCCGAGGTATTCTATAAGACTGAAGGATGCGATATAA